In Vicia villosa cultivar HV-30 ecotype Madison, WI unplaced genomic scaffold, Vvil1.0 ctg.000679F_1_1_1, whole genome shotgun sequence, a single genomic region encodes these proteins:
- the LOC131630400 gene encoding uncharacterized protein LOC131630400 has translation MAQALEHQPNVGENVASHNLVTFQRENPPIFKGTHDPDGALTWLKKIEITWVVFRREFLRKYFPEDVCGKKEIEFLELRQGNKLVVEYAPKFGELAKFYQHYDGPTGEFLKCIKFESGLHPEIKKAISYQKIRVFSNLVDSCRIYEEENNVHYRVISEKWGKSQQGRGKPYDAPIGKGKQKAIEGKRTSGGDAPAGITCFKCGKAGHKSNVCTDDAMRCYCCGDIGYTTPACKHKKMVCFNCSEEGHIGSVSETKEGAS, from the exons atggctcaagctttggaACATCAGCCGAATGTTGGTGAGAATGTTGCTTCTCACAATTTGGTTACCTTCCAAAGGGAGAATCCACCTATTTTCAAAGGCACTCATGACcctgatggcgcattgacatggctTAAGAAGATT GAGATCACTTGGGTTGTGTTCCGTAGGGAGTTcttgaggaagtactttcctgaggatgtctgTGGCAAGAAGGAAATCGAATTTCTTGAGTTGAGGCAAGGGAATAAGTTGGTTGTGGAGTATGCTCCTAAGTTTGGAGAGTTGGCAAAGTTTTACCAACACTATGATGGACCAACGGGTGAATTTTtgaagtgtatcaagtttgagagtgGGTTGCATCCAGAAATCAAGAAGGcgattagttaccagaagattcgtgTCTTTTCTAATTTGGTTGATAGTTGTCGGATTTATGAGGAGGAAAACAATGTTCATTATCGGGTTATTAGTGAGAAGTGGGGCAAGAGCCAACAAGGTCGTGGCAAGCCATATGATGCTCCAATTGGCAAAGGGAAGCAGAAAGCTATTGAGGGCAAGaggactagtgggggagatgcaccTGCTGGTATtacgtgcttcaagtgtggcaaggctGGCCATAAGAGCAATGTGTGTACAGATGATGCCATGAGGTGTTACTGTTGTGGTGATATTGGATATACGACACCTGCTTGCAAGCATAAGAagatggtgtgtttcaactgtaGTGAAGAAGGACACATTGGAAGTGTGTCAGaaaccaaagaaggagcaagctag